From a single Clupea harengus chromosome 24, Ch_v2.0.2, whole genome shotgun sequence genomic region:
- the LOC116218992 gene encoding stonustoxin subunit beta-like, which translates to MLDAPRIPRYRTVTTVIGLIQDGVELHHWREGRGGQFDSAPLKSTCLGMDLACPRPPQPNPLPLYAQYNACELTLDPNTAYRSLSLSEGNRKVTPVSERQPYPDHPERFDSYYSPQVLCREGQSGRCYWEAEWSGGGAHIAVAYKSMGRKGLSHDSEFGCNDKSWSLQCSGNSYSALHNNKKTDIPAPSSRSSRVGVYLDWPAGTLSFYSVSSDTLTHLHTFHSTFTEPLYPGFWLNYSDSLVSLCQIT; encoded by the exons ATGTTAGATGCTCCTAGGATTCCACGGTACCGCACAGTTACTACGGTCATCGGACTCATCCAGGATGGCGTCGA GCTGCACCACTggagggagggcaggggagggcagTTTGACTCTGCCCCATTAAAGAGCACCTGCCTGGGCATGGACCTGGCCTGCCCCCGCCCGCCCCAGCCCAACCCACTGCCATTGTACGCACAGTACA atgcctgtgagctcacactggaccccAACACAGCATacagaagtctctctctctctgaggggaacagaaaggtgacacCTGTGAGTGAGAGGCAGCCGtatcctgaccacccagagagatttgactcCTACTACAGtcctcaggtgctgtgtagagagggtcagtctggacgctgctactgggaggctgagtggagtggtgGTGGGGCTCATATAGCAGTGGCATATAAGAGCATGGGGAGGAAAGGGTTGAGTCATGACAGTGAGTTTGGATGTAATgacaagtcctggagtctgcaatgctctggtaacagttactCTGCCTTGCACAATAATAAGAAGACTGACatacctgccccctcctcccgctccagcaGAGTAGGAGTCTACCTGGACTGGCCAGcaggcactctgtccttctacagcgtctcctctgacacactcacccacctgcacacattccactccacattcactgagcccctctatcctgggtttTGGCTTAATTATTCTGACTCCCTagtgtccctgtgccagatcacatga